A window of the Pedobacter frigiditerrae genome harbors these coding sequences:
- a CDS encoding TatD family hydrolase: MIEFLDIHTHKTATKTGITSIQSLSLTNDIFLAMPKKKPISIGLHPWYATIDKLELQMKYLTVLAKQENVKLIGECGLDKLNGERIENQILILERQIEVAEELNKPIILHCVKAFDELIAIKDRLKVKVPMIIHGFNKSEELGKQLVVKGFHLSFGSAVLKENFGAAKLIEELDNFYLETDDSETTIEEIYHAVAELKKCSVDQLKALIFANWKKLKLV, from the coding sequence GTGATTGAGTTTTTAGACATACATACCCATAAAACGGCCACAAAAACGGGGATTACTAGCATTCAAAGCCTATCGTTAACCAACGATATTTTTTTGGCAATGCCGAAGAAAAAACCCATTTCGATAGGGCTTCACCCTTGGTATGCAACAATCGATAAATTGGAGTTGCAGATGAAATACTTAACGGTTTTAGCCAAGCAGGAGAATGTTAAGCTAATTGGGGAATGTGGGCTGGACAAGCTGAATGGAGAAAGAATAGAAAATCAAATCCTAATTTTAGAAAGACAGATTGAGGTAGCAGAAGAATTAAACAAGCCAATAATTTTGCACTGTGTTAAAGCTTTTGATGAGTTAATAGCTATCAAAGACAGATTGAAAGTTAAAGTGCCAATGATTATCCACGGTTTTAATAAAAGCGAAGAACTTGGAAAGCAACTGGTAGTCAAAGGTTTTCATCTTTCTTTTGGATCTGCAGTCTTAAAAGAAAATTTTGGCGCAGCAAAGCTGATTGAAGAACTTGATAACTTCTATTTAGAAACAGATGATTCGGAAACAACGATTGAAGAAATTTATCACGCAGTTGCGGAACTAAAAAAATGTTCGGTTGATCAGCTTAAAGCACTTATTTTTGCCAACTGGAAAAAATTAAAACTAGTATAA
- a CDS encoding tRNA threonylcarbamoyladenosine dehydratase, whose product MSDVKWLSRSALLLGDEGIEKLQSKHVLIVGLGGVGSFAAEFICRSGIGEMTIVDGDVVDPTNRNRQLPALAINHGVSKAEIMKERLLAINPGLKLNVINSFLTPEKCQELLENKFDYVMDCIDSVKPKLTLLTSALEKNIPIVSSMGAGGKLDPTSIKITMLPDTYQCVLASYVRKRLNKLPNASKIKAVFSTEEIIKDSLIMTDGSNFKKSAYGTVSYLPAAFGGTCASVVIRDLLGYPIEMAERPARISHKTLQKRKAKKK is encoded by the coding sequence ATGTCTGATGTTAAATGGCTTTCTCGCTCTGCGCTACTTTTAGGGGATGAAGGAATAGAAAAACTACAAAGTAAACATGTTTTAATTGTAGGTTTAGGTGGTGTAGGGTCTTTTGCCGCTGAATTTATTTGTAGGTCTGGTATTGGAGAGATGACTATTGTTGATGGTGATGTAGTTGACCCAACCAATAGAAATAGACAGCTTCCGGCTTTAGCTATTAATCACGGTGTAAGCAAGGCCGAAATAATGAAGGAACGGTTATTGGCGATTAATCCAGGCTTAAAATTGAATGTTATTAATTCATTTTTAACTCCAGAGAAATGCCAAGAGCTTTTAGAAAATAAATTCGATTACGTGATGGATTGCATCGATAGTGTAAAACCAAAACTCACCTTGCTAACTTCTGCGCTAGAAAAAAATATTCCAATAGTAAGTTCTATGGGTGCAGGCGGAAAACTTGACCCAACAAGTATTAAAATCACAATGTTGCCCGATACTTATCAATGTGTATTGGCAAGTTATGTTCGCAAGAGATTAAATAAATTACCTAATGCATCTAAAATAAAGGCTGTATTTTCAACTGAAGAAATAATAAAAGATTCATTGATCATGACTGACGGCAGCAACTTCAAAAAATCTGCCTACGGGACGGTTTCTTATCTGCCTGCAGCATTTGGCGGAACTTGTGCTTCTGTAGTAATTAGAGATTTATTGGGTTACCCGATAGAAATGGCCGAACGCCCAGCAAGAATTAGCCATAAAACCTTGCAAAAAAGGAAAGCCAAGAAAAAGTAG
- a CDS encoding UvrD-helicase domain-containing protein: MPNKPLKILQASAGSGKTFSLTAHYLILLFSGENKYREILAVTFTNKATEEMKTRILEVLVGLAKGDPARKIEDYRKLVLTAYPNLTAEELQFKAEKIYRKILHDYSRFSVSTIDGFVQKVIRGFAFELGLNADYNLEMNYDKVKDDLVNKLDEALDHNKQLLQWIIDLAIERISDNKSWNYKIELYNLIGEIFSERFQIFETAVEELGLENIDELFKKYISVTKAEIKNFEEEIIALATEANEAMDVLGVENDDLKGKSRNGLKKIILVARGDFSHLETLFKYIDEPEEWFQKNVNLPEVYETINPILQKIKVHYLAHLPNYSLAIAFNKNLYYLRLMQEIAVLLKQYRAENDNLLISDAQKLISGITEDAGDNPSFIWEKVGNRYKNFLFDEFQDTSTSQWGSFKSLLTNAIATPNPDVIDHLIVGDTKQSIYRWRNGDWNILHKHAKTDVGAHNVLEDSLAENYRSTENIITFNNFLYRQIPLTLQNELNENLLGKPESISAWWQAQNYQQIITDIYGASTQNYAPSTLKGGTIKIKKFGKEDAPNEARFTETVFRDLALADVINEINHLKNEQNYSLKDIAILVRSNSEAMLTVQQLMEQNLPVLSGDALLISNNSAIQLIINTLKVLIGIDAQTALYKANCIALYHSLQGKEANANHYLNLNGVSLSSLSSVLPSTLCENWQSWLQLPLPELVEILIESYGLKNLQEHLPYLLAFRDLTANASRMGEKGIIAFLTWWDEDGVKKSLPSPEGVDAIQIITIHKSKGLAFRAVFVPFCNWEIKGKANSTFWVSSEDTVYKELRGIPLKYTEDLSNSSISKAYYEELLYNNMDALNMLYVATTRSKDYLYIATMAKKEPKLSTMGDVINLTFDSDFDENNLYAIEDYVKIENKVEESNFISLATYPTTTRLSELYVPSEEKHLRHLVNIEKSGRKGSLLHDILANASTEKEVETYITGLVLQGIVQDEEQSDLKSAVLEVLNNADLKAILSKATESITEKNIIDAKGKLHRPDRVLITDDEVIILDYKFTLEESDKHIEQIDNYKNLLLAMGYENVKTYLFYAISGKLKLV, translated from the coding sequence ATGCCCAACAAACCACTCAAAATACTTCAAGCTTCTGCTGGTTCTGGTAAAACATTCAGTTTAACGGCACATTATCTCATATTGCTTTTTAGTGGCGAGAATAAATACCGTGAAATTTTGGCGGTAACTTTTACCAATAAAGCAACCGAAGAGATGAAAACCAGAATTTTAGAGGTTCTGGTTGGTTTGGCGAAAGGAGATCCTGCTAGGAAAATTGAAGATTACAGAAAGCTGGTTTTAACAGCTTATCCAAATCTTACCGCCGAAGAATTACAGTTCAAAGCAGAGAAAATTTATCGTAAAATTCTTCACGATTACAGTCGTTTTTCTGTGAGTACCATTGATGGTTTTGTTCAAAAGGTAATTCGTGGTTTTGCTTTTGAGTTGGGGCTAAATGCCGATTATAATTTAGAGATGAATTATGATAAAGTCAAAGATGATTTGGTAAACAAATTAGACGAAGCTTTAGACCACAACAAACAACTTTTACAATGGATTATTGATTTAGCCATTGAGCGAATTAGCGATAATAAAAGTTGGAACTACAAAATTGAACTCTATAATTTAATTGGAGAGATTTTCTCAGAACGCTTTCAGATTTTTGAAACAGCGGTTGAAGAATTAGGCTTAGAAAACATAGATGAGCTTTTCAAAAAATACATCAGCGTTACTAAAGCAGAGATTAAAAATTTTGAAGAAGAAATTATTGCTTTAGCTACAGAAGCTAACGAAGCAATGGATGTTTTAGGTGTTGAAAATGATGACCTAAAAGGAAAATCTAGAAATGGATTAAAGAAAATAATTTTAGTTGCCAGAGGCGATTTTTCTCACCTCGAAACACTATTCAAATATATCGATGAGCCTGAAGAATGGTTCCAAAAAAATGTAAATCTGCCAGAAGTTTATGAAACGATTAATCCTATTCTACAGAAAATAAAGGTTCATTACTTAGCACATTTGCCAAATTACAGTTTAGCCATTGCTTTCAATAAAAATCTGTACTATTTAAGGTTGATGCAAGAAATTGCAGTTCTTTTAAAACAATATAGGGCAGAGAATGATAACTTATTAATCAGCGATGCACAAAAATTAATTTCTGGAATTACAGAAGATGCTGGAGACAATCCATCCTTTATTTGGGAGAAAGTTGGTAACCGATATAAAAACTTTTTGTTCGATGAATTTCAAGATACATCAACCAGTCAGTGGGGAAGTTTCAAGTCGCTTTTAACTAATGCCATTGCTACGCCAAATCCAGATGTTATTGACCACTTAATCGTTGGAGATACTAAACAATCTATTTATCGTTGGCGTAATGGCGATTGGAATATTTTACATAAACACGCCAAAACGGATGTTGGTGCGCACAATGTTTTAGAAGATAGTTTAGCTGAAAATTATCGCAGTACAGAGAATATCATCACGTTTAATAATTTTTTGTATCGTCAAATCCCATTGACTTTACAGAATGAGTTAAATGAAAATTTATTAGGCAAACCCGAAAGTATATCAGCCTGGTGGCAAGCACAAAACTACCAGCAAATAATTACAGATATTTACGGAGCATCCACACAAAATTATGCTCCAAGTACTTTAAAAGGCGGAACGATAAAAATCAAAAAATTTGGTAAAGAGGACGCACCAAACGAAGCTAGATTTACAGAGACAGTTTTTAGGGATTTGGCTTTGGCTGATGTAATAAATGAAATAAACCATCTTAAAAACGAGCAGAATTACTCGTTAAAAGACATCGCTATTTTGGTTCGTTCTAACAGCGAAGCGATGTTAACCGTTCAGCAATTAATGGAGCAAAATTTGCCGGTTTTATCTGGAGATGCTTTGTTAATTTCTAATAATTCGGCAATACAATTAATCATCAATACTTTAAAAGTTCTGATTGGTATTGATGCACAAACCGCATTGTACAAAGCAAATTGTATTGCGTTGTATCATTCATTGCAAGGAAAAGAAGCAAATGCAAATCATTATTTAAACTTAAATGGTGTTTCGCTAAGCAGTTTGTCTAGTGTTCTCCCATCCACTTTGTGCGAAAATTGGCAAAGTTGGTTGCAATTGCCTTTGCCAGAATTGGTAGAGATTTTAATTGAAAGTTATGGTTTAAAAAATCTGCAAGAACATCTTCCATATTTATTGGCATTTAGAGATTTAACAGCTAATGCTAGTCGAATGGGGGAGAAAGGGATTATAGCATTTTTAACGTGGTGGGATGAAGATGGCGTGAAAAAATCTTTGCCATCTCCAGAAGGTGTAGATGCCATACAAATCATCACTATACACAAATCGAAAGGTTTGGCGTTTAGAGCTGTTTTTGTGCCGTTTTGTAATTGGGAAATTAAAGGGAAAGCGAATTCAACTTTTTGGGTTTCATCAGAAGATACGGTTTACAAAGAGTTGCGTGGTATTCCTTTAAAATATACAGAAGACTTATCAAACTCATCAATTTCAAAGGCATATTACGAAGAATTGCTATACAATAATATGGATGCTTTGAATATGCTTTATGTAGCAACAACAAGGTCGAAGGATTATTTATACATCGCCACGATGGCTAAAAAAGAGCCGAAATTATCTACAATGGGCGATGTGATTAATCTAACTTTTGATTCTGATTTCGATGAGAACAATTTGTATGCGATTGAAGATTATGTGAAGATTGAAAACAAAGTTGAAGAGTCTAATTTCATCAGTTTAGCTACTTATCCAACTACAACTCGATTATCTGAATTATATGTGCCATCTGAAGAGAAACATTTAAGGCATTTGGTTAACATTGAAAAATCTGGCAGAAAAGGTTCGTTGTTGCACGATATCTTGGCAAATGCAAGTACAGAAAAAGAAGTTGAGACTTACATTACCGGATTAGTTTTACAGGGAATTGTACAAGATGAAGAGCAATCAGATTTAAAATCAGCTGTGCTAGAAGTTTTAAATAATGCAGACCTGAAAGCAATTTTAAGCAAAGCGACAGAAAGTATAACTGAGAAAAATATTATTGATGCTAAGGGGAAATTGCATCGACCAGATAGAGTTTTAATCACCGATGATGAAGTAATTATTTTAGATTATAAATTCACCTTAGAAGAGAGCGATAAACATATAGAGCAGATTGATAATTACAAAAATTTGTTATTGGCAATGGGTTATGAAAACGTTAAAACCTATTTATTTTATGCGATTAGTGGAAAGTTAAAATTGGTATAA